A single window of Candidatus Methanoperedens sp. DNA harbors:
- a CDS encoding adenosylhomocysteinase, with translation MKDYILKDINLADEGKQRIEWARRHMPVLQKIKEQFEKEKPLEGINVVACLHVTVETANLIYTLKAGGANIALTASNPLSTQDDVAAALASEGIKTFAIKGMNEKQYYECLEEALKIKPHVTLDDGADTIALVHSKHQDLIKNIKGGCEETTTGVIRLRAMAADGALKYPVIAVNDAETKMMFDNRYGTGQSTLHGIMNATNILFAGKTIVVAGYGWCGRGVASRARGLGGNVVVVEVEPRKALEAVMDGYRVMPMKEAAKIGDLFITVTGDISVLRKEHFQVMKDQAVVCNSGHFNVEIDIPDLARLAKNVSQIKNDVQEYAMKDGRRIYILAEGRLVNLASAFGHPPEVMDMSFANQALAVKLISEKGDTLENQVYKVPPEVDSMVAKLKLDSMGIEIETLTEEQDKYLHSWTMGT, from the coding sequence ATGAAAGATTATATTTTAAAAGACATAAACCTTGCAGATGAAGGTAAACAGAGAATAGAATGGGCACGAAGACACATGCCCGTCCTCCAGAAAATAAAAGAGCAATTCGAGAAAGAAAAGCCTCTTGAAGGAATTAATGTGGTGGCATGTCTCCATGTGACTGTTGAAACTGCCAATCTTATTTACACCCTGAAAGCAGGAGGCGCAAATATAGCTCTTACTGCCTCAAATCCTCTCAGCACACAGGATGATGTGGCGGCTGCGCTTGCCTCGGAAGGAATTAAAACCTTTGCTATAAAAGGCATGAACGAAAAGCAATATTACGAATGCCTTGAAGAAGCGCTCAAGATCAAGCCGCATGTGACGCTTGATGATGGCGCAGATACTATTGCGCTTGTGCATTCCAAACACCAGGATCTTATCAAGAACATAAAAGGCGGATGCGAAGAGACCACAACAGGTGTTATCAGGCTTCGTGCAATGGCGGCTGATGGCGCTCTTAAATATCCTGTCATAGCTGTAAATGATGCAGAGACAAAGATGATGTTTGACAACCGCTATGGAACAGGACAGAGCACATTACACGGGATAATGAATGCCACGAACATCCTGTTCGCAGGAAAAACCATCGTTGTCGCAGGATATGGCTGGTGCGGGCGCGGTGTTGCCTCACGGGCGCGCGGGCTTGGCGGCAATGTGGTTGTCGTGGAAGTCGAGCCAAGAAAAGCCCTCGAAGCTGTTATGGATGGCTACAGGGTCATGCCGATGAAGGAAGCGGCAAAAATCGGGGATCTGTTCATTACTGTCACAGGAGATATCTCGGTGCTTCGAAAAGAGCATTTCCAGGTCATGAAAGACCAGGCAGTCGTATGCAATTCAGGCCATTTCAATGTTGAAATAGATATCCCTGACCTTGCCAGACTGGCAAAGAACGTCAGCCAGATAAAGAATGATGTCCAGGAATATGCAATGAAAGACGGACGAAGGATCTATATCCTTGCAGAAGGAAGGCTTGTGAACCTTGCAAGCGCGTTCGGGCATCCTCCTGAAGTCATGGATATGAGCTTTGCGAACCAGGCTCTTGCTGTAAAATTGATTTCGGAGAAAGGAGATACACTTGAGAACCAGGTTTATAAGGTTCCTCCTGAAGTTGACAGCATGGTTGCAAAATTAAAGCTTGATTCAATGGGTATTGAAATAGAAACACTGACAGAAGAGCAGGATAAATATCTCCATTCATGGACTATGGGAACATGA
- a CDS encoding DUF4157 domain-containing protein, whose amino-acid sequence MVEATQVSAKASVANKENKVPSTQKPDFVQSMNSPVEQILFLQRTIGNQAVGGLIRSGVLQAKLNVGQPGDIYEQEADRVAERVMRMPHMQVQGSRGTEVSGHGHPIQRKCPGCNKGTKTAKEEEDEKLLKKEASGTTPGVQANSDLQQKLNSSKGGGRTLPEDTRSSFESAIGADFSNVNIHTGTDAAEMNKELGAQAFTHGSDIYFNEGKYDPASISGKRLLAHELTHTVQQGSALRTKKQTAGVEGGYLTGVPDVQAAWYNFDIPFTDYQFDPSIEGVKNAANIAIDTAVEGFEWIVDEIKALISSGIDWLNEKWNSIKEFALSGFESLKNSFNDIIGFVQSPLSFIENAIMSFDAESLAAAWKKFTGIVAGIWKGFKVLTDNLLDQVNSIWEGISGFATSLLDRVYARTQNFLFKKLPDALQKIAYALIDKVKSLWKTINDGWETIFNKIKTWIDSALDTISKFVLRVLSFGINTIIEGIRQFGELVLFLKDLFANPKKYLGILAAKGVEALEGVEGRFSGIVSKYFGNSKKTGATTAITGTIQRQQDTGNAAEVKNSAGWSEIGSGVLEMMGKKWNEFKSNPWSVVTGLLWDMFLPIVGNAKDVIQLFKDIWKIVTGPLSAGSLEELWTSFLQLLDIPILIYNTVVSILMRSLMLPLIVASFIPHPLVKGIAAAVGYSLLGSFVQAELINVGHKLLLLKTGVTTKAQKEEAYNRIADSFIALAMTAVIIVVMLILHFIANVIKGIYSFVKGKVFRVETAPAEGKGLPKSEGKAAPEEGKASKAGETPKLEGEIASRDGQRSIKVTEKGKIWICASPCEEIRLKYEAQIKENPKFNDRIKALEEGYSDLPPEQKSVRDAQIRQLEQELADIKLAKEGGVRAPGEVKWPPTPPRGDKPPITAPDAAEWRYQRYVYEKFKEGAAKKDILPPDEWMQRYFDPTAEGGRPGRPGGPEQVAAKKELAAEGIRIVENVELGGRYPDGVDTRPNSLGGKGYFEVGKMLDSGIPEARERVKIADEIKAMGPKDTVTFVDKTDVSKRVTYQKGSTPENPTSRTFEPGKE is encoded by the coding sequence ATGGTAGAAGCAACACAGGTGTCGGCAAAGGCATCTGTAGCAAATAAAGAAAATAAAGTCCCATCGACGCAAAAACCCGATTTTGTCCAATCGATGAATTCCCCGGTCGAACAGATATTGTTCCTCCAGAGAACCATCGGGAACCAGGCAGTTGGCGGGCTTATAAGGTCAGGAGTTTTACAGGCTAAACTCAATGTTGGCCAGCCAGGGGATATCTATGAGCAGGAGGCTGACAGGGTGGCAGAGCGGGTCATGAGGATGCCCCATATGCAAGTGCAGGGGTCAAGAGGGACAGAGGTTTCAGGTCATGGCCATCCCATCCAGCGCAAGTGTCCGGGGTGTAACAAAGGAACAAAGACCGCAAAGGAAGAGGAAGATGAAAAACTCCTGAAAAAAGAAGCTTCCGGCACGACCCCTGGAGTCCAGGCAAACTCTGATCTGCAACAGAAGTTAAATAGCTCAAAAGGAGGCGGAAGAACCTTACCTGAGGATACGCGCTCTTCATTCGAATCTGCCATTGGGGCGGATTTCAGTAATGTGAATATCCATACAGGAACCGATGCCGCAGAAATGAATAAGGAACTGGGTGCCCAGGCATTTACACATGGTTCGGATATTTATTTCAATGAAGGGAAGTATGATCCTGCGTCGATTTCAGGTAAGCGTTTGCTGGCGCATGAGTTGACGCATACGGTGCAACAGGGGAGCGCCCTTCGTACCAAAAAACAGACTGCAGGGGTGGAAGGCGGATATTTAACCGGTGTACCGGATGTCCAGGCCGCCTGGTATAATTTCGACATTCCTTTTACAGATTACCAGTTTGACCCGAGTATTGAGGGAGTCAAAAATGCGGCAAATATTGCTATAGATACAGCAGTTGAAGGTTTTGAATGGATTGTTGATGAGATCAAAGCGCTGATTTCTTCAGGAATAGACTGGTTGAATGAGAAGTGGAATTCTATTAAGGAATTTGCATTATCAGGATTTGAGTCATTAAAAAATTCTTTCAATGATATCATTGGTTTTGTCCAAAGCCCGCTAAGCTTTATAGAAAATGCTATAATGAGCTTTGATGCAGAATCACTGGCTGCGGCCTGGAAAAAGTTTACGGGAATTGTTGCCGGGATCTGGAAAGGTTTTAAGGTATTGACTGATAATTTGCTTGATCAGGTCAATAGTATCTGGGAAGGGATAAGCGGGTTTGCTACCTCATTATTGGACAGGGTCTATGCCCGTACTCAAAATTTCTTATTTAAAAAGCTGCCCGATGCTTTGCAGAAAATTGCATATGCCCTGATTGATAAGGTCAAAAGCCTGTGGAAGACCATTAATGACGGATGGGAAACAATATTTAATAAGATTAAAACCTGGATTGACAGCGCCCTTGATACAATCTCCAAATTCGTCCTTCGTGTTCTATCCTTTGGGATAAATACTATAATTGAGGGAATCAGGCAATTCGGGGAACTTGTATTATTTCTTAAGGATCTATTTGCAAATCCAAAAAAATACCTCGGCATACTTGCAGCTAAAGGCGTAGAGGCACTTGAAGGTGTGGAAGGAAGGTTCTCCGGGATAGTCAGTAAATATTTCGGGAACAGTAAAAAAACCGGGGCCACAACAGCCATAACCGGGACAATCCAGAGACAACAGGATACAGGCAATGCTGCCGAAGTAAAAAATTCAGCAGGCTGGAGTGAAATCGGCAGCGGTGTACTGGAGATGATGGGCAAGAAATGGAATGAGTTCAAATCCAATCCCTGGTCTGTTGTGACAGGCTTGCTGTGGGATATGTTTTTGCCAATTGTCGGAAATGCCAAGGATGTTATCCAACTGTTTAAAGACATCTGGAAAATAGTAACCGGGCCTTTAAGCGCAGGTTCTCTTGAAGAACTGTGGACGAGTTTTTTGCAATTGCTGGATATCCCGATTCTCATTTATAATACAGTAGTTAGTATCCTGATGCGATCACTGATGTTACCTCTGATCGTAGCCTCATTCATTCCTCATCCGCTGGTTAAAGGAATCGCTGCCGCTGTTGGTTATAGTTTGTTGGGTTCGTTTGTACAGGCTGAACTTATAAATGTCGGACATAAATTATTACTTCTGAAAACAGGAGTCACGACAAAAGCCCAGAAAGAAGAGGCTTACAATCGTATCGCAGACAGTTTTATTGCCCTGGCAATGACAGCAGTAATTATTGTGGTTATGCTTATTCTCCATTTTATTGCTAATGTAATAAAAGGCATCTATAGTTTTGTAAAAGGCAAAGTCTTCCGTGTTGAAACGGCACCTGCGGAAGGGAAAGGCTTACCCAAAAGCGAAGGAAAGGCTGCGCCTGAAGAAGGTAAGGCATCCAAAGCAGGAGAGACCCCCAAGCTTGAAGGAGAGATTGCATCAAGAGACGGGCAAAGGTCAATAAAAGTTACGGAAAAAGGCAAGATATGGATTTGTGCGTCACCGTGCGAGGAAATCCGATTGAAATATGAGGCACAAATAAAAGAAAATCCAAAATTCAATGATCGTATTAAAGCTCTTGAAGAAGGCTATTCAGATTTGCCTCCTGAGCAGAAATCGGTAAGAGATGCACAGATCAGGCAACTGGAACAGGAACTTGCAGACATTAAGCTTGCGAAGGAAGGAGGAGTACGCGCACCAGGAGAAGTAAAATGGCCGCCGACTCCGCCCAGAGGAGATAAGCCCCCTATTACTGCCCCTGATGCCGCCGAATGGAGATACCAGAGGTATGTTTATGAAAAATTCAAGGAAGGAGCTGCAAAGAAGGATATCCTTCCTCCGGATGAATGGATGCAAAGGTACTTTGATCCGACAGCAGAAGGAGGAAGACCCGGAAGACCGGGCGGTCCGGAACAGGTGGCAGCTAAAAAAGAACTGGCGGCAGAAGGTATAAGAATAGTCGAAAATGTCGAACTTGGAGGAAGATATCCCGATGGTGTTGACACCAGACCAAATTCACTTGGAGGAAAGGGATATTTCGAGGTAGGTAAAATGCTGGATAGTGGAATCCCGGAAGCGAGAGAACGGGTAAAAATAGCAGATGAGATCAAAGCTATGGGACCAAAAGATACGGTTACTTTTGTGGACAAGACTGATGTGTCAAAACGCGTAACCTATCAGAAAGGAAGCACACCGGAAAATCCGACATCAAGGACATTTGAGCCGGGAAAAGAATAG